In Dasypus novemcinctus isolate mDasNov1 chromosome 23, mDasNov1.1.hap2, whole genome shotgun sequence, the following proteins share a genomic window:
- the DECR2 gene encoding peroxisomal 2,4-dienoyl-CoA reductase [(3E)-enoyl-CoA-producing] isoform X2, producing the protein MSTATSSARTCSGTKWPLSLVEARVSGSGSPRSSCVALGETLAGIGLHEEEKDTRLMKFAQHEVQQALLGPRQGSAPSGRLAGLRHGCHTVIASRSLPRLSAAAKKLAAATGQRCLPVSLDVRDPLTIMAAVDVALTEFGKIDILINGAAGNFLCPAGALSFRAFKTVVDIDTIGTFNVCRVLYEKLFRDHGGVIVNITATLSHRGQMLQVHAGSAKAAVDAMTRHLAVEWGPQNIRVNSLAPGAIGGTEGFRRLIASPDIARTYVQETPLQRLGDKTEVAHSALFLASPLASFVTGIVLVVDGGAWMTLPSDARKLMDSAMSAKL; encoded by the exons ATGAGTACTGCCACCTCTTCAGCCCGGACCTGCTCCG GGACAAAGTGGCCTTTATCACTGGTGGAGGCTCGGGTATCGGGTTCCGGATCGCCGAGGTCTTCATGCG TGGCTCTTGGGGAGACCTTGGCAGGAATTGGCCTGCACGAGGAAGAAAAGGACACTCGGCTAATGAAGTTTGCGCAACACGAGGTCCAGCAGGCTCTCCTGGGGCCTCGCCAGGGTTCCGCCCCGTCCGGGCGACTTGCTGGCCTGAG GCATGGCTGCCACACGGTCATCGCCAGTAGGAGCCTGCCGAGATTGTCAGCG GCTGCCAAGAAGCTGGCTGCCGCCACCGGCCAGCGGTGCCTGCCCGTGTCTCTGGACGTGCGTGACCCCCTGACCATCATGGCCGCTGTGGATGTGGCGCTGACGGAGTTTGGGAAAATTGACATCCTCATTAATG GTGCAGCCGGGAACTTCCTGTGTCCGGCCGGCGCGTTGTCCTTCAGAGCCTTCAAGACCGTGGTGGACATCGACACCATCGGCACCTTCAACGTGTGCCGTGTGCTCTACGAGAAGTTATTCCGG GACCACGGAGGCGTGATCGTCAACATCACCGCAACTCTGAGCCACCGGGGGCAGATGCTGCAGGTGCACGCGGGCTCCGCCAAGGCGGCCGTGG ATGCGATGACACGTCATCTGGCTGTGGAATGGGGTCCCCAGAACATCCGCGTCAACAGCCTGGCCCCCGGGGCCATCGGCGGCACGGAGGGCTTCCGGAGGCTGA TTGCTTCCCCGGACATCGCGAGGACCTACGTCCAGGAGACGCCCCTGCAGAGGCTGGGGGACAAGACGGAGGTGGCCCACAGCGCGCTCTTCCTGGCCAGCCCCCTCGCGTCCTTCGTGACCGGGATCGTGCTGGTGGTGGACGGTGGGGCGTGGATGACCCTCCCCAGCGACGCCCGGAAGCTGATGGACTCGGCCATGTCTGCGAAGCTCTAG
- the DECR2 gene encoding peroxisomal 2,4-dienoyl-CoA reductase [(3E)-enoyl-CoA-producing] isoform X1, whose product MAQPQPDVSEDDCLHEYCHLFSPDLLRDKVAFITGGGSGIGFRIAEVFMRHGCHTVIASRSLPRLSAAAKKLAAATGQRCLPVSLDVRDPLTIMAAVDVALTEFGKIDILINGAAGNFLCPAGALSFRAFKTVVDIDTIGTFNVCRVLYEKLFRDHGGVIVNITATLSHRGQMLQVHAGSAKAAVDAMTRHLAVEWGPQNIRVNSLAPGAIGGTEGFRRLIASPDIARTYVQETPLQRLGDKTEVAHSALFLASPLASFVTGIVLVVDGGAWMTLPSDARKLMDSAMSAKL is encoded by the exons ATGGCGCAGCCGCAGCCCGACGTCAGCGAGGACGACTGCCTCCATGAGTACTGCCACCTCTTCAGCCCGGACCTGCTCCG GGACAAAGTGGCCTTTATCACTGGTGGAGGCTCGGGTATCGGGTTCCGGATCGCCGAGGTCTTCATGCG GCATGGCTGCCACACGGTCATCGCCAGTAGGAGCCTGCCGAGATTGTCAGCG GCTGCCAAGAAGCTGGCTGCCGCCACCGGCCAGCGGTGCCTGCCCGTGTCTCTGGACGTGCGTGACCCCCTGACCATCATGGCCGCTGTGGATGTGGCGCTGACGGAGTTTGGGAAAATTGACATCCTCATTAATG GTGCAGCCGGGAACTTCCTGTGTCCGGCCGGCGCGTTGTCCTTCAGAGCCTTCAAGACCGTGGTGGACATCGACACCATCGGCACCTTCAACGTGTGCCGTGTGCTCTACGAGAAGTTATTCCGG GACCACGGAGGCGTGATCGTCAACATCACCGCAACTCTGAGCCACCGGGGGCAGATGCTGCAGGTGCACGCGGGCTCCGCCAAGGCGGCCGTGG ATGCGATGACACGTCATCTGGCTGTGGAATGGGGTCCCCAGAACATCCGCGTCAACAGCCTGGCCCCCGGGGCCATCGGCGGCACGGAGGGCTTCCGGAGGCTGA TTGCTTCCCCGGACATCGCGAGGACCTACGTCCAGGAGACGCCCCTGCAGAGGCTGGGGGACAAGACGGAGGTGGCCCACAGCGCGCTCTTCCTGGCCAGCCCCCTCGCGTCCTTCGTGACCGGGATCGTGCTGGTGGTGGACGGTGGGGCGTGGATGACCCTCCCCAGCGACGCCCGGAAGCTGATGGACTCGGCCATGTCTGCGAAGCTCTAG
- the NME4 gene encoding nucleoside diphosphate kinase, mitochondrial isoform X2 — protein MKMLRAPESVLAEHYQELQRKAFYPGLISYMSSGPVVAMVWQGHNVVRASRAMIGDADAATAAPGTIRGDFSIHISRNIIHASDSVEGAQREIRLWFQSNELVDWTDGGHHSSTHPA, from the exons ATGAAGATGCTGCGG GCCCCGGAGAGCGTCCTGGCGGAGCATTACCAGGAGCTGCAGAGGAAGGCCTTCTACCCAGGCCTCATCAGCTACATGAGCTCTGGCCCCGTGGTGGCCATG GTCTGGCAAGGCCACAACGTGGTCCGCGCCTCCAGGGCCATGATAGGGGACGCCGATGCGGCCACAGCAGCCCCTGGGACCATCCGGGGAGACTTCAGCATCCACATCAGCAG GAACATCATCCACGCCAGCGACTCTGTGGAGGGGGCGCAGAGGGAGATCCGACTGTGGTTCCAAAGCAACGAGCTTGTGGACTGGACAGATGGAGGCCACCACAGCAGCACCCACCCGGCCTGA
- the NME4 gene encoding nucleoside diphosphate kinase, mitochondrial isoform X1, translating into MGGLLGRAALPGLRGCPRAPGPSLLPRHSSGAPSWPQERTLVAVKPDGVQRRLVGDVIRRFERRGFQLVGMKMLRAPESVLAEHYQELQRKAFYPGLISYMSSGPVVAMVWQGHNVVRASRAMIGDADAATAAPGTIRGDFSIHISRNIIHASDSVEGAQREIRLWFQSNELVDWTDGGHHSSTHPA; encoded by the exons ATGGGCGGCCTCTTGGGGCGCGCCGCGCTgccggggctgcggggctgcccGCGCGCCCCGGGCCCGAGCCTGCTCCCGCGCCACAGCTCGG GAGCGCCCTCCTGGCCCCAGGAGCGCACCCTGGTCGCGGTGAAGCCGGACGGGGTGCAGCGGAGGCTGGTGGGGGACGTGATCCGGCGCTTCGAGAGGCGCGGCTTCCAGCTGGTGGGGATGAAGATGCTGCGG GCCCCGGAGAGCGTCCTGGCGGAGCATTACCAGGAGCTGCAGAGGAAGGCCTTCTACCCAGGCCTCATCAGCTACATGAGCTCTGGCCCCGTGGTGGCCATG GTCTGGCAAGGCCACAACGTGGTCCGCGCCTCCAGGGCCATGATAGGGGACGCCGATGCGGCCACAGCAGCCCCTGGGACCATCCGGGGAGACTTCAGCATCCACATCAGCAG GAACATCATCCACGCCAGCGACTCTGTGGAGGGGGCGCAGAGGGAGATCCGACTGTGGTTCCAAAGCAACGAGCTTGTGGACTGGACAGATGGAGGCCACCACAGCAGCACCCACCCGGCCTGA